From Onychostoma macrolepis isolate SWU-2019 chromosome 05, ASM1243209v1, whole genome shotgun sequence:
ccagggtgattatgaacattcACATAAACATTCACAGTGattatgtttcacagaaatataaataggaggaaaacaaagcccaaattccttaatcatcatcacaatgagaaaaccaaagaatatatttctgatgtgcagcaaagataattgagcttcacaaattagtgaagtggctttaagaaaagagctagagcagtgaaaattcccatttccaccatcagggcaataattaagaatttccaatcaacataaaatgttagaaactgcctggaagaggacgtgtgtctatatcgtcctaatgcacggtgagaaggagagtttgagcggctaaagactctccaagaccacagctggagaactgcagaaaatagttgagtctcggggtcagaaaaccttaaaaataaaaaagtcaaacagcagctacatcagcacatgttgtttgggagggtttcaagaaaaattctcgtcgctcatccaaaaacaaactccagcatattcagtatcagacacgactggaacttcaaactggactggcttctatggtcagatgaaactaaaaaatgagctttttagcagcaaacactcaagatgggtttggtgaacacagggataaaaagtaccccatgtgtacaatgaaatatactgctgtatttttgatgttgtgggcctatatttctgctggagctCCTGGAcgtcttgtttagacgcatggcatcatggattctatcaaataccaacagataaaaaatcaataagtgactgactctgttagaaatcttataatgtttggatcttccagccgtacaataatccaaacacaaacctcaaaaacaacacaaacatgggtcactgagcacaaaaccaagcttctgctggccattccagtcctctcacctgaaccctgtagaacatgagtgacctgaagagaagaagctgtgaatctaaagggtctggagtgattctggatgaaggaatggtctctgatctcttgtcaggtgtctctaacctcaggcattataggagaacatttagagctgttatttcgggaaaaggacgttgcaataattgggtgccaataattgtggccaacatgagctagagaaagcatttatttcacaatgagaatTTCCACTTTCAATTGtgttacttcaatgataggttagaattttgtgaattctttgaatgaaagatcaaaagcataaacaatgcagatttattttcacagccgcctttgctcatatttaccaagggtgccaatgttagtggagggcactgtatatatatatacacatttagtcatttagcagaggcttttattcaaagtgaggacaatggaagcaatcaaaatcaacaaaagagcaatgatatgcaagtgctataacaagtctcagttaacttaacagtacacgtagcaaggttttttaattatataataaataaaaataaaacagactgaGAAGAAAAGAATAGAGCAATAGTGTTATATATAGTCTATAGTGTTAGAGgatttttttgcttttgctaATTCTATAATAAATAGAAAGATAAATGGATAGAATacaaaagattagaaaagctagtgttagttttttttgtttgtttttaataaagaaaacaagcagttagtaaatgaatagagtgcaagttttctttttgtttttaaagaatataattagaatagagagtgctggAGTTAGAGGATCaaataaagattatttattattatcatttgaaaataaatctggTCACCAAGAGACTTCACAGCCGAGAAGAACTGTCACACAAACAAGTCATGTCCTAAATCTTCAAGCTTTATTAAACAGTTCACACAATATATACTTTGCACAGAAATAAAAGTAACATCATTCTGGGTCCTCCAGAGGAAgcacaaatataaaacaataaaaggaaTAATTTCTTACTCCTTAATACAGGTCCAACATGGTAAATACATAATGTTTCCTCgaataaagaaaaagaagaatacTTGAAAAACAACTCCTTATACAGCAggaaaaatacaaaagaatcagaatcagaaagagctttattgccaagcatgtttacacacacaaggaatttgtcttgGTGGCAGTAGATTTCAGTGCAGAAAAAAGTACAGACATAGTGCAGGcatacatataatttataatacatataaaaataaatatatatatatatatatatatatacacacatcttTTATTCTCATGGACTCTAATAGTGATCATTAAGAAATAGAAATATATCTTTGTATGAATGAAGTCAACAACTCTTGTAGAAGCGATGTTAAAAGTCTTGCATTGAATGTTGTCTTTTACATTTTGTGCTCTCCATCCGCAGGGAACGTGTGTAAACTCAGCACACGACTGAACTCACACAATAATTCACAACAGTGTTCAAAACATTCTGTGGTCCTAAGATGGCAGTTTTCATATTGTGTACCTGTGCATCAAACAAGCAGCTGCCAGCTTCATGAATGATACTCTAACAATCATGTTCATGTGTTTGAGTCAGTTTCATTATTAGAAGAATGACTGTAATCGTTCATCCTCAGGTTTGAGTGTTCATAGATCTCTTCTCCAGGATAAAAAGGATGAGTTGAATGCTTTTGGTCACTCTCCTGTACGGGGTCGCGATCTGTAGTTTCCTCTGTGGGTGATGCCTTCTTACGGCATGAAAGAATAAGAAGAAAGCAAatgaagagagagaaacaaatgaagagagagaaagataagATCAGTCCAATGCGAGCTTGTTTCTCAGTGTGGCTGTCCTCAGTTTGGTCTCCTCCTGCACCGCTGAGCTTCTCTGCATGAAATTAAAGAACAGAATTAGCACAcagtgtttgtttctttgtcttttcttaaagtgtattttcattttgggaaaCTTTGgcttttatttcattacatttcaaagctttatatgcttttttaaattaaggcCATACGTTAGTTAATtgaaacaaactaaataaacattaactaaaataaaactaattgtTTTCCAATTTCAGCTAgatgccaaggcaacatttctcattttaacttagtttaacttgaacactaaaataactcaaattaaaacaaaaatcaattatatttaaatgaataatcatattctcattaattaattattatataactaCATAGACatactaaaaatattaacaatgaccaaaacaacacaattactgaaactaaaatgaaaaaataaaaaataaaaaaactataatagcatataaataataaaaccacaCTGGCTGCAACTGTCACTGACCAGTATTGTTGTTGTAGTTTTTTTAATCACACTACTTTACAAGCCCATCTAATCTTAACAAATAGTAGGCTATTTATGCGTTTCCTGGAGTAATATTTAATGTGGGATGTATTTCAACTCAATGTGATTTATGTACCACTATAAAATAGTGTTACTCTATAAATGAATTTTTTTCCCATAAAATGTATAACATTAGTAGTAAAACCAGCCagataaattaatgttaataatgtaaCATTCACTTTAAACCTAATTGAGAACTAACAATACAATAGGCATTGCACATAATGATTTATCAAGTACATATATTCATATGATGAGGTTTTCTAGTCTTACCGATCACATGCAGCATGTAGGCATGTGGGTATCCTTTAGCTGTTTCCTTATGAACGAAGCAGCGGTATAATCCTGCGTCTCTCTTCTGGACACCAGTGATGGTCAGAGACACATCTCCGTCTCTGAATCCGTCGTCTGTCACCGATACTCTGTCCTCATAACCATCGCCTGGGTTTGTGGCTCCATTTTCAGTGAAGTGAAGAGCGTTTTGTTCATTATGGAGCCACGTCACATCCCTGACACCACTTTGAGTATCCGCATAACACGGGAGAGTGACGTTCCCCAGCTCAGCAGCTGTCACGTTTATAGGAACTATGGGgaaaacaatttaaaacttAACTTATATAACTCACAGTAAGTTCAACTACTCATgctacagtatctcacagaagtgagtacacccctcacatttttgtaaatattttattatatcttttcatgtgacaacactgaagaaatgacactttgctacaatgtaaagtagtgagtgtacagcttgtaaaacagtgtaaatttgctgtcccctcaaaataactcaacacacagccattaatgtctaaaccgctggccacaaaagtgagtacacccctaagtgaaaatgtccaaattgggcccaattagccattttctctccctggtgtcatgtgactcgttagtgttacaaggtctcaggtgtgaatggggagcaggtgtgttaaatttggtgttatcgctctcactctctcatactggtcactggaagttcaacatggcacctcatggcaaagaactctctgaggatctgaaaaaaagaattgttgctctacataaagatggcgtaggctataagaagattgccaagaccctgaaactgagctgcagcacggtggccaagaccatacagcggtttaacaggacaggttccactcagaacaggcctcgccatggtcgaccaaagaagttgagtgcacgtgctcagcgtcatatccagaggttgtgtttgggaaatagacgtatgagtgctgccagcattgctgcagaggttgaaggggtggggggtcagcctgtcagcgctcagaccatacgccgcacactgcatcagattggtctgcatggctgtcgtctcagaaggaagcctcttctaaagatgatgcacaagaaagcccgcaaacagtttgctgaagacaagcagactaaggatatggattactggaaccatgtcctgtggtctgatgagaccaagataaacttatttggttcagatggtgtcaagcgtgtgtggcggcaaccaggtgaggagtacaaagacaagtgtgtcttgcctacagtcaagcatggtggtgggagtgtcatggtctggggctgcatgagtgctgccggcactggggacctacagttcattgagggaaccatgaatgccagcatgtactgtgacatactgaagcagagcatgatcccctcccttcggacactgggccgcagggcagtattccaacatgataacgaccccaaacacacctccaagacgaccactgccttgctaaagaagctgagggtaaag
This genomic window contains:
- the LOC131540551 gene encoding uncharacterized protein LOC131540551 translates to MLNHPTSLPCGCGEKVVWRKIFPIEATVAECQKEECVVTESFLERFAVMHEKNYSLFLKSAKYNDQGKYMCSCDGFIKQVILDVLVPINVTAAELGNVTLPCYADTQSGVRDVTWLHNEQNALHFTENGATNPGDGYEDRVSVTDDGFRDGDVSLTITGVQKRDAGLYRCFVHKETAKGYPHAYMLHVIEKLSGAGGDQTEDSHTEKQARIGLILSFSLFICFSLFICFLLILSCRKKASPTEETTDRDPVQESDQKHSTHPFYPGEEIYEHSNLRMNDYSHSSNNETDSNT